AAAAAGAGCCACATCAAATACCACacaaagacagagacacagacggAGAGACACAGACGGAGAGAAagacgcgcgcacacacacagacataagcacagatacacagagacaaacacacatgcaccgacgcatagacagagacacacacagacgcatagacagagacacacacagacgcatagacagagacacagagacacacacacagagacacacacacagacagagacacacacacagacagagacacacacacagacagagacacacacacagacagagacacacacacagacagagacacacacagacagagacacacacagacagagacacacacacagacgcatagacagagacacacacagacgcatagacagagacacagagacacacacagacacacagacagagacacacacacagacagagacacacacacagacacatagacagagacacacacagacagagacacacacagacacatagacagagacacacacagacagagacacacacagacacacacagacagagacacacacagacagagacacacacagacagagacacacacagacacacagacagagacacacggCTGCGTTCACACGAAGGGGAACCACACAGACTAACCTTAAAGTACTGAGTCCCTTTCCCCTTCGCGATCCCGCTCTCCTCCACTTTCTCTGCTGTATCCATTTCCCAGGATTCTTTGGCCTGAAATAAAGCGAAgtgattttaaaaacactgggGCGCGTACAGCCGCCAGGCCCCCTCCCCACGCAGGCCGCTCTCTGGCTGCTTTTTCCGCAGGAACTCTCAGCCTCACGGTTTTACTGCGCCGATCAGTAAATTAAGTGGAAAAGAGACGATAAAAACGAGCACGACATGAACACAGCGGGGACCTAAAAACTGTATTAGCGGATCGCGGCTGAACGCGAGCGGACCGAAGGAAGAGATTTAACTGCCAAAGAACACATGTTTATTAAACGGGGCCGTTTTATAGATGAGGAGCGTGAATCGGTGCCATACTGTGCGCCTCGGCCTCACCCACCTTCTCAAAGGACGTCAACTTAATCCTGTACTGAAGCTTGGCGCCGCCCGGGATGTTTAACTGGGCATTCCCTGCATTTCCGAATCCGTACCTGTAGGGGGCAACGCAAGCAAGGGCTTAGCTGCACTCCAGACTACACTGCACAAGCAGCAGTAAAGACTCTATATAAACACTGCAGCACAAGGTAAGGGCACTTAaccataaaacatttaattaattacagTGCGAACTGCACTGCATAACAGCGTCCGTGAAACAGAGGGTAACAACAATTTATAGCAAAGCATAGAGCAATTACCCCAAAGAGCCAGAGCTGAAATTAACTCCTGTATAGTTTAGCATAAACAGGTTTAAAACATAATTGTAATCCAGCTTGTTAAAATATGCTTGCATTATATGGCAAACACCACATTAACTCAGGGTGCTAAATGAATACACTAAAAGCTGTTTGTGATTAAGCAGCACTCAGACAGGCGTAATACATTAATCACACAATGTAACTgcaaaactgtcagaaaagaataaaaaaaaacacaagcaacTGGTCATTTCGGAGCGGGACATCCAGTGAGGTTTCTAGGCCGTTAAGGACAGAGCCCCGACCCCCGACCCCCGCACTGACTTCGGTGTGAGGGTGAAGAGCGACTCCTCGCCCTCCTCCATAGCCATTATGGCTTTCTCCACACCCAAAGGCAGGCTCAGACGCTCTCCATCTCCGACCTCAAAGCTCAGCTCCCTCCGATCAAACACAGTGGCCTCCAGTGAACCCTCCAGAGTCACTGTGGGGGACAGATAGCAGCCTCCTGTTAACCAAGAACACCCCCCCAGCTGGACCAGTTCACCTCCACCCCCTTCCAACATGAAAACGTTCTCAAACACTAAGGTGGTGAAAAGCAAACGGCCTCGACGGGAAGAGGTCCCATGAGGGCACGGCCTTGCCTCGCACGGGGGAGCCCTCGCTGGGTTTGGCGTGTCCACCCCCTCTGGTGATGATTCGCTTCACGACGCCCCCGTCCTCGTCCTCCGTGACGTCCTCCCCGTGGAACGCGAACAGCTCCATCTGTGGACGAGGGTGGGATGGGCGGTCACGCGTTAACCACAGTGAAACGGGGACTCGAGCAGAGGTGCACACGGTAACGGGCCGCAGGAATAAACACGAGTCGGGGAGAGGAGCCAAGAGGGCCGCCGGTAGCCATGTGAAAGGCGGCCTTACCTCGAAGAGCAGCGTGGCGCAGGGTGGAATGCTTGGCGGGCTGCCGGCTTGCCCGTACGCATACTCAGGCTTGCAAATGAGCTGGCATACCTCCCCGGCTTTCATGCTGGCCACGCCCAGATCCCAGGCCTTGATCACCTGACctgcaaataaaaaattctCTCTCACCATACACTCTGATCTTGTTCCACCCCCTCGCATCTGTGAAACATTTCCTCAGCCCCTGGACCCGATTCCTGTCCAGGCAGCGCTCCGTGTGCAGGTGCCTGCGTGGTGAGCCAGGGGTACCTTTGCCGAGCTCAAAGGAAAACTTCTCCTCTCGATCGCGGCTCGAGTCGAACTTGGCGCCGTCCAACAAGGTGCCCACGTAGTGCAGGTAGACTTTGTCGCCTGTCATCGGAAGCTCTGTCCCATGACCCTGCTTCTTCACCAGCTGGGGGGGCAAATTTTAACAGTAAACACACTTTAAGCAGAATCACTTTAAAGAAAATCAGAAGGTCCAACCTGCCAATAAAAATTTAACTCCCAGGAAGTAAGAAGAATGAAGAAGCTTAACTTAAATTGGTTAAAACGATTAAAAGGAAGAGATTACATTTTCACTTAATGACAGATTAAGACAAAACTGGCTGAATTATATTTGTAAAATAGCTCATCAGGGCCGGGCTGCAAACTTTAATATCAATGGTAAACCAGTAgttcgttttttgttttttttttacaaaacgCATTATCTACAAAGCAGGTGATTTGGGTTGAATGAGCGACATGTTTTGTGCGCTTTTGTGTGGCAGAAGCGCAGCCGAGCTCGCAGCCTTGGGAAGATGCACAAAGCGAGTCCGTAACATACAATCAGCCGCGCGTCCCCAACAAACCTGCACTTGTGCAAATGTTCTCAGCATCGGGAGAATCACTAGtataaaatgaaagtgaaaatgTGGGATGATGATATGAAAACATACTATTAAAGAAATACAACATAATGTTGAGTGCGTTCAGGCTGATGATGCACAATAATCTAACAAAGCGACTTAATTTCAGCATGTTAATTTGAGCCCGTCCTGCACAGACGGAGCCGGACGCGCTTTGTGCAGCGCGCTGGACTCGTGTTTGGGTGGGACTCGGGTAGGTTTGGGTGTCAGCTGAGAGGGAACAAGAAAACGATGCAGGAGATCGTCCGATCAAACATCCATTGCTCGAAACCCGAGAGCAGCCCGCCGCCCTGGACAGCACTGAGCGCGGCGCTCCTGACGGTACGAGCGGCGTGATCGCAGCCCGCGTCTCGGTTTTGCTTCGGCTGCAGGACCAACGGGGACCAGCCATAGTCAGACTGAAGCTCATGTGGAAAGAGTTCATAGCGACAGGTAAGGTGCGATGCACAATAGGAGCCTGAAATTATCATGCGAAAACCACAATCATCCGTGCTGTCGCACGCACATTGCAAGCTGTAAACAACTACAAGCACTACTATGACTATAACAAaaacaatactactactactaataataacgGACATTTCTTCTGGCGCTGGTTATACGTGAACCACGTATCATCCAACAGCACGTACTACTGCCAATGCAATAAAATAGTGAGACAGATACCTTAAGCACCCCTCCATCTTTCTTTAGAGTGATATCTTCTCCCTCCATCTGGAAGGTGCGCCGTGCGTCGCCGTCGGTCACTTTTTCCGCAGTCATGCCGGAGATGTGTCTCCCCGGGTCGGTGGGATCAAACGCCGCCGTGCGCAAACCTGCGGGGGCACTATGCGCTGGGGTTTTGGAGAAGCACGCCCAGAAAAAGCAGATCACCGCCACCAGCAGCACTACTTGGTGTTAAGTGGGTGAGCATGCAGCAGCTTCATCTGCAGACATCCATCTGCTGCGGCGAAGTTTGTCAGTAGTCACGCAGACTGAACTGCGCAGCCACGGCTATAACTTTCCTTTGGATAGCCTCGGCGAGCGCACGACCGGAGCCCTTATAGGCGGATTTTGCCGATACTTAAAtctctttcttttttccttcGCAAGAGGAAGGGCAGGGAACTTTCCAGAGAAGCGGCAAAGTGCGCCTCGTTTTAAGCAGGAGCCTGCAGCAAAAAAGGCAACGAGATCGCCGCCAAGCgaccgatggcggccactgacCGGCCGGCCGCACCGCGCCTCGCCTCGCTGTCTGTCCGCTGCAATAACGCAATTGTTTCCACGGCAGGGACACAGTTCTGGGGGGAGATAACTGTAAAAAAAGTAAAGAAACAGTCTAAGAAGTATTGGGAAAACCCATAAAGGCAACCTTTATTCATTTCGTTAATATAGCTGGAATTGAAGCATTAAGCGCACAAGCAGTGGACCCGTTATAAACGCCAGCGTGCCGTGGTATATTATTGATGTTGATGTTGCATGGCGAGGTTAGTGAGGTGTTACATTTTAACTTGCCGAAGCAGAAATGACGCTTTGGGTGTTGCGGCACTTCTGACTGATAACCGTGATTTCCATGCAGACGAAAGGCGGTTCCCTATGGCATTGAGCCAGGAAAAAGCAGAGCCCGTAAAAGCCTAGCTTAGTAATATTGCACTTCTTTATTTTCTCCTAAAACATTTCAGCCTAACTAATACGTAAACAATTAGTGCCGTAACGCGCACGGAGCGATCGCTTTCGGTAATGCTGCTGCCGCCACCCTCCGCTAACCTCGCCTGCAGGTAACTCCCCGCCTGAAGGTAACTCCCCGCCTGCAAACGGGCTGGTATTTTCCGGCCCACCGGGAAAATGCCCGGTATGCCAGATGACCAGTCCAGCCCTGTTGCCTGCACACGACGTTAcgcaacaaacaaacaatttaaCTTATTACTCTTTATACCACGTTGCTATATAATTTGGTGACTATTAAACTGCTGTAATGAAACTAGAAATCCTTCAACCAGCTGGCGCACTTTAACCGGTTTCTGCAGTGGCGGATCCTGGCCAGGTTAATATGTAATAGCCCAGGGTGCATCGACAGCCGAAACCACCGCCTACCCTCCACTCTCGACAATTTTTACTGACAgctttgtggggtggggggtgaaggTTGCTTAGGGTGCCACCCCGGCTTCGGGCTGCCGCTTTCTGCTCCTTTCCTCGCACAGGCGTTCAGCTTTGCTGGATGCGTTATTACGCGTCAGTACCAGGTTGGCTTTCAGTGTATGGCTGAGACTGGCTCTCACACTCAGCTCCATCGCATCTCACCCATGACCCCGTTTTCCTTACGGTCCTGCTCGCAGTATTTCACGTGTATTAACTCATCTCACTTCACCTCTGTGTGTCACTGTTCCTCTTATTtacttaagtgtttttttttttggtagaaATTTCTCTTTGTGAGGCCTGAGTGGCACTTCAGTAGCCAAAACGATGCTTTAAATGGCTGCATGTTGCTGGCTGAGGGCCTGTACCTCGTCTTGCAGCCCTGCCTCTGACAAAGTCCTTTTTCTCTCACGGTTTTCATTAAGATAACTGAAAAATGATTGCCTCCCTTTCTCCTCTCTGACCTTCTTCGTTGGTGGGCCTAATCTCCGTGATGGTCTTGCTTTCTCCGCTTTCCGAACCTTGGTCCCCTTTGCAGTAACCTCTCCAATGAGATCTTCCTGAAGTGGATGGTGGAAGCTGAACTCCACATTTACAGCAGGTAACCCTAAACCAGAAGGTACGAACATCCCCTGAACAGAAATTTCCTGGATACAATTGTGGAAATCACATTATTGCCCAAGATACTTAATGCCTCGTGACACACAGCAGGATAGGTGGCTTGGAAATAGATGGATAATTCTTAATAATATATTGCTGTATGAATTCCAATCAATCATTACGATTTAAAAAGAACTAATACATAACTGCTGTGAAAAGCGTCCCAGCAGTTACGAATGTCAGAATGGTGCCCAGGAATACCAGGCGTCTGGAGCAGGTACATCACTGACCAGCTCTGACTGCTGGAGCCCAATGGGGCCAGCAAGGCATCATGGGAAGGCCGCGGAAACACTGAATCACTGACACCCTCACATTCCCACCCACTACACTGATTTCTCCCATCCCCACTGTGTAAAATGCACCGATACGATTTACAAATAAGCAAACAAGCTGTATCTGTTTACTCTGGGTTTATTTCTCCTTATCTGTAAGTGTCCAGCAAATGATAGTGAGGATTAGCTTGGACAGAAATGCCTATGAGGAGCGGAAGATGGAGAGCTGCGATAGGCGCTCCATTAGTTATGGCTTGGCAGTCACTGGGTGGGTTAATCCAGTGCATGGTGCACCCAGCCACCACCAGAGCCATATTTTTACACATCCCTTCAACTTCTGCTTCAGGATTcaggctccctctgagctctcGCCGAATAAGTTACTCCCACTGGATCCAGTGGA
The nucleotide sequence above comes from Paramormyrops kingsleyae isolate MSU_618 chromosome 3, PKINGS_0.4, whole genome shotgun sequence. Encoded proteins:
- the LOC111846159 gene encoding peptidyl-prolyl cis-trans isomerase FKBP4-like isoform X2, with amino-acid sequence MTAEKVTDGDARRTFQMEGEDITLKKDGGVLKLVKKQGHGTELPMTGDKVYLHYVGTLLDGAKFDSSRDREEKFSFELGKGQVIKAWDLGVASMKAGEVCQLICKPEYAYGQAGSPPSIPPCATLLFEMELFAFHGEDVTEDEDGGVVKRIITRGGGHAKPSEGSPVRVTLEGSLEATVFDRRELSFEVGDGERLSLPLGVEKAIMAMEEGEESLFTLTPKYGFGNAGNAQLNIPGGAKLQYRIKLTSFEKAKESWEMDTAEKVEESGIAKGKGTQYFKEGKYKLAVGQYKRIVAWLSRESGLRGEDERKVRALQLAAHLNLAMCYLKMHDVGRALDNCNKALELDDTNEKALFRRGEALFAMKEYERARDDFRRVQRLYPANKAARTQALICQRQIREQHEKDKRLYANMFRKFAERDAKRESCKNGKNSALDFEEYGKQDQMAT
- the LOC111846159 gene encoding peptidyl-prolyl cis-trans isomerase FKBP4-like isoform X1: MTAEKVTDGDARRTFQMEGEDITLKKDGGVLKLVKKQGHGTELPMTGDKVYLHYVGTLLDGAKFDSSRDREEKFSFELGKGQVIKAWDLGVASMKAGEVCQLICKPEYAYGQAGSPPSIPPCATLLFEMELFAFHGEDVTEDEDGGVVKRIITRGGGHAKPSEGSPVRVTLEGSLEATVFDRRELSFEVGDGERLSLPLGVEKAIMAMEEGEESLFTLTPKYGFGNAGNAQLNIPGGAKLQYRIKLTSFEKAKESWEMDTAEKVEESGIAKGKGTQYFKEGKYKLAVGQYKRIVAWLSRESGLRGEDERKVRALQLAAHLNLAMCYLKMHDVGRALDNCNKALELDDTNEKALFRRGEALFAMKEYERARDDFRRVQRLYPANKAARTQALICQRQIREQHEKDKRLYANMFRKFAERDAKLQRESCKNGKNSALDFEEYGKQDQMAT